A region of the Candidatus Nanosynbacter lyticus genome:
ACTCAAAGCATAGCGGCGAGTTGTGAAACAGCGCAAATTTATATTTTTTACGCTTGCGGGTAATAATAAACTGATTCGGATCGACAAAACTCATATTTTACATTATACTAAATCAATAATGGATAAGCTTATAAAACAGTTTTTGGACTCTTCTACTTTAGGGCAATGGCTACATGGAAATAACATGGGCTGGCTAATTAGCGAGCGTATTATTGACACCATAAGCGTTGTTGCTGGTTCCGTTTTTGTATACTTTATCGTAAAATATTTACTTTCTTCAGCGATACATTACTCAATTCGCTCTACCGCTAAACATCGGTCCTGGCACCACAAGGATATAGAAAAACGTGAAAAAACCCTTATTCAGTTAACCCGCAGTTTCTGGCGAATTATAATTACGTTTTACGTTGTTGCCATCATTGCTAATAAGTTATTTTTGTTCGATTTATCACCGCTCTTTGCTAGCGCCGGAATAATTGGTGTGGCCTTAGGATTTGGCGCCCAGTCACTAGTTAAAGACTTCCTGTCTGGAATTTTTATCATCGCCGAGAACCAATATCGCGTCGGTGACGTGGTTGACATCATGGGCGCCGCCGGCACGGTTGAAAGAGTTGGCACTCGCACCACTGTTATACGCGACTCTGGCGGTAATGTCCATTACGTACCCAACGGCACAATTCAGCATGTCATCAACAAAACGATGGGCTACAGCATGTCGCGCTTTAGTATTTATATTGACCCCAGCTCTGATATATCTGAGGTTACACACATTATTAATTCTACTGGCGAAAAATTAGCCAAAGAAAAAGCTTGGCAAAAGAAAATTATTGATCCACCTAAATTTGTTTCTGTCGGTGACATTACTGGGAGAGGTACGGAATTAATTATCGCTGGAAAAACTCAGCCATCCGACCAATGGGCAGTAACTTCTGAAATGCGTCATCGCTTGTTGCAAAACTTTGACCGCGAAGGAGTCCTTCTGGCAACGCTGCCAACACCAACACCAATAATTAAAAAATAGTTTAGTTACTACGCAGACCCAATTCTTTGTCACTGAGCACATCGTTAGAAAATGCTTTGATTTTGCTTACGTTGTCTACTTCCTTATCATATACACCCAGGAAGTCTTTTAGCGTACCATGATTAACCTGACCCTGGGCGTCAAATTCACGACTCTTCTCGTTAGCATCTTTACTTATCTGCTTTCGACGTGACGAATATTCAGGACGACTCAAATCCAAACGATAAGCATCAGTTTTATAGTATGTAAACATGGCCACCAGGACCAAAAAAACAGAGATAGTAATTGTTAACCCAATAAAAGTCACGAACTTATACTGACACAACAAGTCTTTTAGCCTATCCATTTTGGCCTCCAGAAATTGAGCCCTTAACAGCCTGAACCTCTTCCCTATACCTAATCAACAAATCATTCATCGTCTTTATGTCTTCAGACAAGCGATTTCGCGCGTCTCTGGCAGCAATCAACTTTTGATAGTAATCCGCTATATTATCTAGGCAACTAGCTCGCTGCAATTCGGTCATTGCTGTATCATAATCATTATAATTACTATTAAACTTAAGTCGCGCTGACTCAAAATTATTAGTGATATTGACTAATTTAGAGCTATCCAGCTTGTTAATGGCTAGCCTACCGTTTAATCTGGCCATCAGTTTAGTAGAAATAGAATTATACCTTTGACCAACATTAACCCTAGTTAATGCGTCATTGGTATGAATATTCTTAACAGCCACTCGCACAGAACTACAGTTTTGACGAAGTGCTTTAGTAATTTCTGAATCAATACTAACGTCCACTGATTCAGCCAAAACTGTCTGTGGTGTGATTAGCAGACTTGAAGCAACTAAAAAAGACGCGAGATAGAAAGTGGTTTTTCTCATCACTTAATATTATCTCACGTCTTCTTGAATATAGTCAAATATTACTTAAAGCGCTTTTCGACGTTACCCTTAACGTCTTTCGCAGTTTCCGTGACAGCATCGCCTACTTTTCGGGAACCAACTTTTAACGAATCAACGCTATCTTTAGCTACCGCAGCCGCCTTACCGGCAACCTTTTCTGTGTCAGCCTTCAATTTGACGGCTTTCTTCTTTAAATCTTTACGAGTCTCTTTACCGCTCTTTGGCGCCGTTAAAATTCCTGCTGCAAAACCTGCTGCTGCTGCACCGATAATTGCTAATACTTTTTTCATATTACTACTCCTTTTTATTTAATTATTTTTTACGAAACAATCCTGATATTTCACTAAAAACTTTTGTTGGCGACAACCATTCGGTCGCACTGGCAACATTTGTCGTAATTCTGCCAACACTCTTCATGATTGCGTTAATCCTTACCAACAGGGTAATAACTACCACCAGCAACGCCACGATAATAACAGACAATAACCCGACTATGATCGATAATAAGATTATGGTTGTTTGAATATCTTCCACGCCTTGCCTTTCTGTAAAAGTTTATATTTCTTATGTTTATTGTAGCATGCTTTACTAATTTGTTTGTATTAGATAATCTAACTATTTGACTATAGCATAAGCTTATTAAAATGTCAATAGCCCAATCTTCGAACAAAGTTATTGCGGTAAAATAATACGGTTATGCAAAACATTATTAAGAAGTATATTCCAGAATTTGTCTATGGCGCAGTCGATGGCACCGTAACAACATTCGCGGTCGTGGCGGCCTCAGCTGGAGCTGGAATTTCCAGCGCGGTAATCCTTATTTTAGGTATTGCTAATTTAATTGCCGATGGATTCTCAATGGGATCCAGTGCCTACTTAGCAGCCAGCGCCGAACATGACGAGTTGGTTCATAATAAGAAAAAAACAGTCCTCATCAAAAATAATAGGACTAATGACATTTTCAGCCTTCGTCATAGTTGGCAGTGTACTGGTCCTGCCCTACTTAATTGATGTTATAGTAAACCTAAAAATTTCCAGCACAACATTATTTTACGTTAGCTCAATATTAACTGCTGTCGTATTCGTATTAATCGGCTTCATTAAAGGAAAAGTTAGCGAGCAATCGCCGTAGCGATCATCCGTAATCACTCTAACGCTAGGTGCAATTGCAGCTGGTTTGGCTTACTTTGCTGGTGATATTTTAGCATCTTGGTTAGGTGTTCGAATATAACCCTCCGGTCATCTACTTTGGCAGAAAATCCAGATTATTCATGATACAGTAGAAATATGAGCCATCACTCCTCCTCGCCTGCCATGCCCGGTGTCAATCTGGGTGGCTGGCTGGTGCTAGAACGATGGATGACGCCAAGTGTATTTGCCGAAATAGACGCGACCAACGAATATGAATTATCTCAAACCGTAGACGGACAGGCGCGCATCCAGCAGCATCGACAAACCTTCATCCAAGAAGCTGACCTCAAATGGCTGGCGCACGCTGGTATACGACTACTAAGACTGCCGATTGGCTACTGGGCGCTCGAGGATCAGCCGCCGTATCTATCAGCAAAACCACAGATTGATTGGCTGATGGACATGGCTCGGCAGTATGATTTACAGGTGCTGCTCGATCTCCACGCCGCGCCTGGTGCTCAAAATGCCAGTGACCACAGCGGTAGCGGTAATACCGGTAACGTTCAATGGTATCAACGCGCCAATCAACAAAAGACCACGCAGATACTACTGGATATCGCCAGTGAATACGGCGGGCATCCAGCGCTATGGGGTATCGAACTGCTCAATGAGCCCCTGGTGAACACCCGACGTGAACGATGGCAATTGTGGCGGTGGACACGCAAAACGAGCCGAACATTGCGTAGTAAATTGCCGCCTCATGTGCGCATCGTGGCGTCTGATTGTTACCAGCCAGCCTGGTGGTCGGGGCGCGTCGGGTCTAATACGCTGGATATACATCATTATCAGTGCTTCTCCGATACGGACAATCAAGCGACGTCGCTAACTCACCACCGTCAGGTACTTGACCAACGGTCTGGCGAGTACCGCGATTATGCCCAGCAGCAGCCACTAATCATCGGCGAGTGGAGTGCTGCCCTGCCGCCAGGCGTTGCCAGCGATAGTACCGAATACGCCCACTGCCAATCGCAACTTGCCGTACCAGCAAACGTTGACGCTTGGTTTTACTGGAGTTACAAGACTGAAAGCCCTGGAGCTTGGAACTTTCGAGATTGCTACAGCAAGGGGTGGTTTAACGGTATGCTTAGCTCACGGTAGATGGTATAATGGATATATGTCTTTTCCTAAATTAATTTACAGTATCGCAGTCCTGGTCATTATCGCTTGGGTATTGAGCATGGTATTTCGCCTTGCCGCCTGGTTGATCAACGGGTTGCTTTATGTTGCAGTTCTGGTTGTTGTTATTGGCCTTATTGCACAATTTATCAGCCAGAAAAAGCAGCGAAAATAACTCGCCTGTCACTATAGAATAATCACGGCAGATTTACGCCGCCGTGATGTATATTATAATCCTAATTCTCGTAGTTGCACTGGATCAACCGTCGACGGTGAGTCCATCATCACATCGACACCCGAACCATTCTTTGGAAAGGCTAAGGTTTCGCGAACATTAGTTTCGTCGATGAGCTCCATGAGGATGCGGTCGACGCCAAAGGCGCAACCAGCGTGTGGCGGTGCGCCGTATTTGAAGGCGTTTAGCATGGCGCCAAATTTTTCTTCGACGTAGCTTTTGCTAAAGCCAAGCAGATCAAACACTTTGTACAGCACCGCTGGGTTGTGGTTGCGCACGCCGCCAGAGCAAATTTCGTAGCCGTTCATCACCATGTCGAATTGATCAGCCACGATAGCGAGTTTTTCGGTATCGGTCGTCGCCGATTCCAGCGCCTTTAGACCGCCCTTTGGCATACTAAATGGGTTATGGCCAAAATCAAGCTTCTTGCCGTGGTCGTCCCATTCATAAAACGGAAAATCGATGATCCAAGCAAACGCCACCACACTCGGGTCTTTCAGGTTGAAATGAGTAGCAAATTCGTTTCTCAGACGGCCAAGCACGGCGTTGACAACTGGGCGAGCGTCAGCACCAAAGAATATAACGTCACCGTCCTCAGGGTTCATTTTCTCTATAAGTAATTTGTGTTCTTCGTCTGACAAGAACTTTGCCACTGGCGAAATCACATCATAAAAACAAGGAGCGTTAGTATGCATTGGTATCACGTGGCCCTGCGCCTCATCTGTATTTTTAATTGTCGCGTACTTGATATAAGCTAAACCGCCCGCCCCCTCACTTTTGGCAATGTCTGTGAATTGGTCAATTTGCTTGCGGCTGAGACTGGCGCCATTTTTGACGCAAATCGCCTTGATACACTCAGCGTTTTTGAACACGCCAAATTCGGTGTCGGCGAATACATCTGTCAGTTCAATCAGCTCCATACCAAAGCGCAAATCCGGCTTGTCCGAGCCATACGTCTCCATGGCGTCGCGGTAGGAAATACGCGGAATTGGACTGCCTTCACCAACAGACAGGTCGCTCAAATCCAGCAATTTCTTGCCCGCAAACTCAGTCGCTAGCTGTCGCATCAACGGTTCGACCTCACGGCGAACTTCCTCGCCGTCCTCAACGAAACTCATCTCCAGATCCAGCTGGTAAAACTCGCCGTACAGTCGATCGGCCCGCGGATCTTCGTCGCGAAAACACGCCGCCAACTGGTAATACCGCGGCACGCCGCCAACCATCAGCAGCTGCTTGAACTGCTGCGGTGCTTGCGGTAGAGCGTAAAACTTACCTTCTTGCAGACG
Encoded here:
- a CDS encoding mechanosensitive ion channel family protein, which produces MDKLIKQFLDSSTLGQWLHGNNMGWLISERIIDTISVVAGSVFVYFIVKYLLSSAIHYSIRSTAKHRSWHHKDIEKREKTLIQLTRSFWRIIITFYVVAIIANKLFLFDLSPLFASAGIIGVALGFGAQSLVKDFLSGIFIIAENQYRVGDVVDIMGAAGTVERVGTRTTVIRDSGGNVHYVPNGTIQHVINKTMGYSMSRFSIYIDPSSDISEVTHIINSTGEKLAKEKAWQKKIIDPPKFVSVGDITGRGTELIIAGKTQPSDQWAVTSEMRHRLLQNFDREGVLLATLPTPTPIIKK
- a CDS encoding glycoside hydrolase family 5 protein codes for the protein MSHHSSSPAMPGVNLGGWLVLERWMTPSVFAEIDATNEYELSQTVDGQARIQQHRQTFIQEADLKWLAHAGIRLLRLPIGYWALEDQPPYLSAKPQIDWLMDMARQYDLQVLLDLHAAPGAQNASDHSGSGNTGNVQWYQRANQQKTTQILLDIASEYGGHPALWGIELLNEPLVNTRRERWQLWRWTRKTSRTLRSKLPPHVRIVASDCYQPAWWSGRVGSNTLDIHHYQCFSDTDNQATSLTHHRQVLDQRSGEYRDYAQQQPLIIGEWSAALPPGVASDSTEYAHCQSQLAVPANVDAWFYWSYKTESPGAWNFRDCYSKGWFNGMLSSR
- the aspS gene encoding aspartate--tRNA ligase; this encodes MKNRILAAKTSDEVGKSITVAGWVHSRRDHGGLIFIDLRDHTGLVQLVINPEQAEAFRLAESLRDEFVIRASGVVTERGEGLKNPNIASGNVEIVVENLEILNRAETLPIQPFAEENQAGEDLRFKYRYLDLRRPKMQQMLKKRAEMYRRMHQYMDERQFIEIQTPILANSSPEGARDFLIPSRLQEGKFYALPQAPQQFKQLLMVGGVPRYYQLAACFRDEDPRADRLYGEFYQLDLEMSFVEDGEEVRREVEPLMRQLATEFAGKKLLDLSDLSVGEGSPIPRISYRDAMETYGSDKPDLRFGMELIELTDVFADTEFGVFKNAECIKAICVKNGASLSRKQIDQFTDIAKSEGAGGLAYIKYATIKNTDEAQGHVIPMHTNAPCFYDVISPVAKFLSDEEHKLLIEKMNPEDGDVIFFGADARPVVNAVLGRLRNEFATHFNLKDPSVVAFAWIIDFPFYEWDDHGKKLDFGHNPFSMPKGGLKALESATTDTEKLAIVADQFDMVMNGYEICSGGVRNHNPAVLYKVFDLLGFSKSYVEEKFGAMLNAFKYGAPPHAGCAFGVDRILMELIDETNVRETLAFPKNGSGVDVMMDSPSTVDPVQLRELGL
- a CDS encoding VIT1/CCC1 transporter family protein gives rise to the protein MQNIIKKYIPEFVYGAVDGTVTTFAVVAASAGAGISSAVILILGIANLIADGFSMGSSAYLAASAEHDELVHNKKKTVLIKNNRTNDIFSLRHSWQCTGPALLN
- a CDS encoding YtxH domain-containing protein, yielding MKKVLAIIGAAAAGFAAGILTAPKSGKETRKDLKKKAVKLKADTEKVAGKAAAVAKDSVDSLKVGSRKVGDAVTETAKDVKGNVEKRFK